One Avibacterium avium genomic window carries:
- the ribF gene encoding bifunctional riboflavin kinase/FAD synthetase, which translates to MQLIQGLKQLPAIFQQQGCALTIGNFDGVHLGHQAVLRHLREKASALSLPMVVMLFEPQPSEYFMGDNAPPRLMRLRDKLSALADLGVDYVIRIKFDRTFAQLSAQQFIEQCLVQKLNVKFLSIGDDFRFGAGRKGDFALLQQAGEKYGFTVEDNCSFQLNEQRISSTAIRQALAEDDLAHAQQLLGKPYCIYGRVVQGNKLGRTIGFPTANIRLQRQVNPVKGVYAVRAKLPDGTEYEGVANIGRRPTINGVKQLLEVHLFDFKGDIYGQALQVVLCHKIRDEVKFPSFEDLKAQIAKDVDVAKDYFSQSKRTR; encoded by the coding sequence ATGCAATTAATTCAAGGGTTAAAACAACTGCCCGCTATTTTTCAGCAACAAGGCTGTGCCTTAACCATTGGGAATTTTGATGGCGTGCATTTAGGGCATCAAGCGGTGTTGCGTCATTTGCGTGAAAAAGCAAGTGCGCTTTCTTTGCCCATGGTTGTGATGCTTTTTGAACCCCAGCCGAGCGAATATTTTATGGGCGACAACGCACCGCCGCGCTTAATGCGGCTGCGCGATAAATTAAGTGCACTGGCAGATTTGGGCGTGGATTATGTTATTCGCATCAAATTTGACCGCACTTTTGCTCAGCTTTCCGCACAACAATTTATTGAACAATGCTTGGTGCAGAAACTCAACGTGAAATTTTTAAGCATTGGCGATGATTTTCGCTTTGGTGCAGGGCGGAAGGGGGATTTTGCCTTGTTGCAACAAGCAGGTGAAAAATATGGCTTTACAGTGGAAGATAATTGCAGTTTTCAGCTGAATGAGCAACGCATTAGCAGCACGGCAATTCGTCAAGCCTTGGCGGAAGACGATTTAGCCCACGCTCAGCAATTATTAGGCAAGCCCTATTGCATTTACGGGCGTGTGGTGCAAGGCAATAAATTAGGGCGAACCATCGGTTTTCCAACGGCAAATATTCGTCTGCAACGCCAAGTGAACCCTGTGAAAGGCGTGTATGCCGTGCGAGCCAAATTGCCTGATGGCACGGAATATGAGGGTGTAGCAAATATTGGTCGCCGCCCGACTATCAATGGCGTGAAACAGCTATTAGAAGTTCATCTCTTTGATTTTAAAGGCGATATTTACGGGCAAGCTCTTCAGGTGGTGCTCTGTCATAAAATTCGTGATGAAGTCAAATTTCCGTCTTTTGAGGATCTTAAAGCACAAATTGCAAAAGATGTGGACGTGGCGAAGGATTATTTTAGCCAATCTAAAAGAACCAGATAA
- the mnmE gene encoding tRNA uridine-5-carboxymethylaminomethyl(34) synthesis GTPase MnmE translates to MSKETIVAQATPIGHGGVGILRVSGPLAQQVAEAVLGKPLKPRLANYLPFKDSDGTVLDQGIALFFKAPNSFTGEDVLELQGHGGQIILDLLLKRILQVKGVRLARPGEFSEQAFLNDKLDLAQAEAIADLIDATSEQAARSALKSLQGEFSNKINQLVDDVIYLRTYVEAAIDFPDEEIDFLADGKIEAKLREIIAQLAAVRAEAKQGAILREGMKVVIAGRPNAGKSSLLNALAGREAAIVTDIAGTTRDVLREHIHIDGMPLHIIDTAGLRDATDEVERIGIRRAWDEIEQADRIILMLDSTDSEENLAQVRSEFLAKLPNNIPLTLVRNKADLSGEAETLREQNGQTTISLSAKTQVGVDLLREHLKQSMGYNTSAEGGFLARRRHLEALEQADTHLQAGLIQLTEFYAGELLAEELRMVQNHLSEITGQFTSDDLLGNIFSSFCIGK, encoded by the coding sequence GCAGAAGCGGTGCTAGGCAAGCCTCTCAAACCGCGTTTGGCAAATTATTTGCCTTTCAAAGATAGCGATGGCACGGTGTTAGATCAGGGGATCGCCTTATTCTTCAAAGCCCCAAACTCTTTCACGGGCGAAGATGTGCTTGAATTGCAAGGACACGGCGGACAGATTATTTTAGATCTCTTACTCAAACGCATTTTGCAAGTCAAAGGCGTGCGTTTGGCTCGCCCGGGTGAATTTTCTGAACAGGCGTTTTTGAATGATAAATTGGATCTCGCTCAAGCGGAAGCCATTGCCGATCTTATTGACGCGACCTCTGAACAAGCAGCACGTTCTGCATTGAAATCCTTACAAGGGGAATTTTCTAATAAAATCAATCAGCTTGTCGATGATGTCATTTATCTACGTACCTATGTGGAAGCGGCGATTGATTTTCCTGATGAAGAAATTGATTTCTTGGCGGACGGTAAAATTGAAGCCAAATTGCGTGAGATTATTGCTCAACTTGCTGCCGTGCGAGCGGAAGCCAAGCAAGGGGCGATTTTGCGTGAAGGAATGAAAGTTGTGATTGCAGGGCGACCAAATGCAGGAAAATCTAGCCTACTCAATGCCCTTGCAGGACGTGAAGCGGCGATTGTAACTGACATTGCAGGCACAACTCGCGATGTGCTGCGTGAGCATATTCATATTGACGGAATGCCGTTGCATATTATAGATACCGCAGGTTTGCGTGATGCCACCGATGAAGTAGAGCGTATTGGGATTCGCCGTGCGTGGGACGAAATTGAGCAAGCAGATCGCATTATTCTGATGTTAGACAGCACCGATAGCGAAGAAAATCTCGCACAAGTGCGGTCAGAATTTTTGGCAAAATTGCCGAATAATATCCCTTTAACTCTTGTGCGAAACAAAGCGGATTTGAGTGGCGAGGCAGAAACTCTCCGCGAACAAAATGGGCAAACCACGATCAGTCTTTCAGCCAAAACACAAGTTGGTGTGGACTTACTGCGTGAGCATCTGAAACAATCAATGGGTTATAACACCAGTGCAGAAGGGGGATTCCTTGCACGCCGCCGCCATTTGGAAGCCTTAGAACAAGCGGATACCCACTTACAAGCAGGACTTATTCAGCTCACAGAATTTTACGCAGGTGAACTGCTCGCCGAAGAATTGCGAATGGTGCAAAATCACCTGAGCGAAATTACTGGACAATTTACCTCTGATGATCTGCTCGGCAATATTTTTAGTTCGTTTTGTATTGGGAAATAA